From Juglans regia cultivar Chandler chromosome 6, Walnut 2.0, whole genome shotgun sequence, the proteins below share one genomic window:
- the LOC109017642 gene encoding NAC domain-containing protein 79-like codes for MFPSAATALGDLRLDCTHKEIFSSFLKMTRSQFPGNVITEVNPFLWEPSNLPEGWYFIPSEENKDTNNFGFWKAKGEACKIYSNSVITGWSTTFEFFEDHTYGHKTDWMIQEYRMVQGKPYESNKAQEVSSLCRLFRGCKQSQNCEKQQKPAGTDIASENRIHPTKSVVADNFIGKGSTSKPQVSADNNTSRLNLADTFPDHWPDYPSRDDGLGLWELDNPALSSSSENSGCTSMSSDAYFDSEAFLKILEEPVKNQEDVDFKLSVSASAKADEGFISLPTSGSLVRSGRKTLAPEEIIKTDCSIPKSAARGRVLDSNNLKHASRNLRTNIRNEGPSSSSHNVSQSSKTRPAAPNGEKAAAARKKRFKKYLCFFM; via the exons ATGTTTCCTTCAGCAGCTACCGCCCTTGGAGATTTAAGATTAGATTGTACCCACAAGGagatcttttcttcttttctgaaAATGACTAGATCCCAGTTCCCAGGCAATGTGATAACAGAAGTGAATCCTTTCCTTTGGGAACCCTCAAATCTGCCTG AAGGATGGTACTTCATACCCTCTGAGGAAAACAAAGATACCAACAACTTTGGGTTCTGGAAGGCCAAAGGGGAGGCCTGTAAAATATACTCGAACTCTGTGATCACTGGTTGGAGCACTACATTTGAATTCTTTGAAGACCACACTTATGGGCATAAAACTGATTGGATGATTCAGGAATACAGGATGGTTCAGGGAAAACCTTATGAAAGCAACAAGGCCCAG GAAGTGAGCTCCCTTTGTAGACTCTTTCGTGGCTGTAAGCAAAGCCAAAACTGTGAAAAGCAGCAGAAACCAGCTGGCACTGATATTGCCAGTGAAAACCGCATTCACCCAACTAAATCAGTTGTTGCCGACAATTTTATTGGAAAAGGTTCCACAAGCAAGCCACAG GTAAGTGCGGATAACAACACGAGCAGATTGAACTTGGCAGATACATTTCCAGATCATTGGCCAGATTACCCCTCTCGAGATGATGGCTTGGGACTATGGGAACTTGATAATCCAGCATTGTCTTCAAGTTCAGAAAACTCTGGTTGCACGAGCATGTCATCAGATGCATACTTTGATTCAGAGGCTTTTTTGAAAATACTAGAGGAGCCCGTAAAGAATCAGGAGGATGTAGATTTTAAGTTGAGTGTATCTGCATCAGCCAAAGCGGATGAGGGGTTCATATCTTTACCCACTTCAG GATCTCTTGTTAGGAGTGGAAGAAAAACCTTGGCACCTGAAGAAATCATCAAAACGGATTGCTCCATTCCCAAATCAGCTGCACGTGGTCGTGTCCTAGATAGCAACAATTTAAAGCATGCCAGCAGAAATCTGAGGACAAACATCAGAAATGAAGGTCCATCGTCAAGTTCTCACAATGTGTCCCAATCATCCAAAACCCGTCCGGCAGCACCAAATGGAGAAAAAGCGGCCGCTGCTAGAAAGAAAAGGTTTAAGAAGTATCTGTGCTTCTTTATGTAA